The Cyanobacteriota bacterium genome has a segment encoding these proteins:
- a CDS encoding tetratricopeptide repeat protein — MSIIEQIAAAIDRQDYRQATQLTEMLLAKSPNHPWGLFYTGKLHELNGRDAAAEAMYRQLLQETTIPKVALQARQGLQRLAITQQSRRKQAIAATTCDPANAVLGFFVVEPVVGEARMTAAQNFARIMNSDPSTVRLTFPSKGWQLYRTGAIGELQIYQRDLQAVNIATFCASLEAINAIPVYRVDYIVDVQPDIRVMCRNSDNQLGSFSFQWSEVTQRVNGQVPVLEEVVDLGPWGKLERKERTQDYVNFLDLHLHSRQCILRFCDHSYQFHDGVEIQPRNGPRSSYPITARIGWNNLIGYLNQQLSSTALYDNFRAFAETTLDHRIHLTKLKSQTGLTRKIDTHWDAAFHLYSTLAFLKTTSS, encoded by the coding sequence ATGTCTATCATTGAGCAAATTGCTGCTGCCATTGATCGTCAAGACTATCGTCAAGCAACTCAACTTACAGAGATGCTGCTGGCAAAATCACCCAACCATCCTTGGGGTCTGTTTTATACAGGTAAGCTTCACGAACTCAATGGCAGAGATGCGGCGGCGGAAGCAATGTATCGACAGCTCTTGCAGGAAACAACCATACCAAAAGTAGCACTCCAGGCTCGCCAAGGCCTACAGCGGCTGGCAATTACTCAACAGAGCCGACGCAAACAGGCGATCGCAGCAACCACCTGCGACCCAGCGAACGCCGTCCTCGGCTTCTTTGTAGTAGAACCAGTCGTTGGCGAAGCCCGGATGACAGCAGCCCAGAATTTTGCTCGCATTATGAACTCAGATCCGTCCACAGTGCGATTGACATTTCCTAGCAAGGGATGGCAACTGTATCGCACAGGGGCGATTGGTGAATTGCAGATCTATCAGCGAGACCTACAGGCTGTTAATATTGCTACATTTTGCGCCTCTCTAGAGGCCATCAATGCCATCCCAGTCTACCGAGTGGACTACATTGTGGATGTCCAGCCTGATATTAGGGTTATGTGTCGCAACAGTGACAATCAACTTGGTTCCTTTAGCTTCCAGTGGTCAGAGGTGACTCAGCGGGTGAATGGACAGGTGCCTGTACTGGAAGAAGTTGTAGATCTGGGGCCTTGGGGCAAACTTGAACGTAAAGAGCGCACTCAAGATTACGTGAATTTTCTCGATCTCCATCTGCATAGCCGCCAATGCATCCTACGGTTTTGTGATCACAGTTACCAGTTCCACGATGGTGTGGAGATTCAGCCCCGCAATGGCCCACGATCGTCATATCCCATCACTGCCCGCATTGGGTGGAACAACCTCATAGGCTATCTCAACCAACAGTTATCTAGCACAGCTCTCTACGACAACTTTCGGGCTTTTGCTGAGACTACCCTCGACCACCGCATTCACCTTACCAAGCTCAAATCTCAAACTGGCCTGACTCGTAAAATTGACACCCACTGGGATGCCGCCTTTCACCTGTATAGCACCCTAGCTTTTTTGAAAACGACTTCCAGTTAG
- a CDS encoding 16S rRNA (uracil(1498)-N(3))-methyltransferase, whose translation LRLTIGDRFIAMDGQHHWWLTQLDINTARILEPIAVSTELPLPITVLTALPKGNLFDDVVRQATELGVSTIVPMISDRTLLQPSAQKLERWRRIAQEAAEQSQRLVIPTLLDPLPFPVAIAHPATTSHRYLCITEHSAPHLLQCLQQDLQQVAISHEQSTLPGSSPADLAVAIATGPEGGWSDTEIQQAIAAGFQPVSLGARILRAVTAPVVALALIAATLEREHLD comes from the coding sequence TGTTACGGCTGACAATTGGCGATCGCTTCATCGCTATGGACGGTCAACATCACTGGTGGCTGACTCAGTTAGACATTAATACTGCTCGGATTTTAGAACCAATAGCAGTGTCAACAGAGTTACCGCTACCCATTACTGTGCTGACGGCTCTTCCTAAGGGTAATCTCTTTGATGACGTAGTGCGCCAAGCTACGGAACTGGGGGTGAGCACGATTGTCCCCATGATTAGCGATCGCACCTTACTCCAGCCTAGTGCCCAAAAGCTTGAGCGTTGGCGACGCATAGCCCAAGAGGCCGCCGAGCAATCGCAACGGCTTGTGATCCCGACCTTGCTGGATCCATTACCCTTTCCTGTGGCGATCGCCCATCCCGCTACTACATCCCATCGTTACCTTTGCATCACAGAGCACTCTGCTCCCCATCTATTACAGTGTCTTCAACAGGATCTTCAACAGGTTGCCATTTCCCATGAGCAATCGACCTTGCCTGGTTCGTCACCTGCGGATTTGGCAGTTGCTATTGCTACTGGCCCTGAGGGTGGATGGAGTGATACAGAAATTCAGCAGGCGATCGCGGCTGGGTTTCAACCTGTGTCATTAGGAGCGCGCATATTGCGGGCAGTGACTGCGCCTGTTGTTGCTCTCGCTCTAATAGCCGCTACACTGGAACGAGAGCACCTTGACTAA